Proteins encoded by one window of Blautia faecicola:
- a CDS encoding chitobiase/beta-hexosaminidase C-terminal domain-containing protein — translation MRCSNCGEPIEEGRLFCLNCGQEVQWVPDYDSFGDYMVQEKLKKEKEQAEAAAAKKRAAIAAENRRRKKAKKKRTILVSIAGVLVLVAAGLFIKLGMDKKNYNDFDYQIRMADTAFSNHKYEESYKFVERAVSLDDSDIDAKLLLAQVQVKLDKTDAAIKTLQDIISQEPDNQSAYNQLIKIYMENEQPEEVKSLLDGCDNDEILKKFSAYISKNPVFSLPEGSYDEPKTLSLYAKDDEDKIYYTTDETDPTTSSTLYTDNITLEEGQTTIKAVTINKNGIPSDIVSNTYTIAYEAPDPPQISPSSGTFTTDMDTHIYIIVPEGCRAYYAFDKKPTIADEQYEADKPVKMLEGTHTFYAILVDEHNKVSSPGSAIYKLTDAK, via the coding sequence ATGAGATGTTCAAATTGTGGAGAGCCGATTGAAGAAGGACGACTTTTCTGTTTGAATTGCGGTCAGGAAGTCCAGTGGGTTCCTGACTATGATTCCTTTGGCGATTATATGGTTCAGGAAAAACTGAAAAAAGAAAAAGAACAGGCAGAAGCCGCCGCTGCGAAAAAACGTGCGGCGATCGCAGCTGAGAACCGCCGTCGGAAAAAAGCGAAGAAAAAACGGACGATTCTGGTATCCATAGCCGGTGTCTTGGTACTGGTTGCTGCCGGTTTGTTTATCAAACTTGGCATGGATAAGAAAAATTACAATGATTTTGATTATCAGATCCGTATGGCGGATACCGCATTTTCCAATCACAAATACGAAGAAAGCTATAAGTTCGTGGAACGTGCCGTCAGCCTGGATGATTCCGATATTGATGCAAAACTCCTTCTGGCACAGGTACAGGTAAAACTGGATAAGACGGATGCGGCAATCAAAACGCTTCAGGATATTATCAGCCAGGAACCGGATAACCAGTCCGCGTATAATCAGCTGATCAAGATTTATATGGAAAATGAGCAGCCGGAAGAAGTCAAATCACTGCTGGATGGCTGTGATAATGATGAGATCTTAAAGAAATTTTCAGCTTACATCAGCAAGAATCCGGTATTCAGTCTTCCGGAAGGCAGCTATGACGAGCCGAAAACACTGTCATTATATGCAAAAGACGATGAGGATAAGATTTACTATACAACAGACGAAACCGATCCGACTACTTCAAGTACTCTGTACACGGACAACATCACACTTGAAGAAGGACAGACAACGATCAAAGCGGTAACGATCAATAAAAATGGCATTCCAAGCGATATTGTCAGCAACACCTACACGATCGCCTACGAAGCACCGGACCCGCCGCAGATTTCTCCGTCATCCGGAACTTTTACCACTGATATGGATACGCATATTTACATCATCGTTCCGGAAGGCTGCAGAGCCTATTATGCTTTTGACAAGAAGCCTACGATTGCCGACGAACAGTACGAGGCAGACAAGCCGGTCAAGATGCTGGAGGGTACCCATACGTTCTATGCGATCCTTGTTGACGAACACAATAAAGTCAGCAGTCCGGGCAGTGCAATTTATAAACTTACGGATGCCAAATAG
- a CDS encoding DUF6783 domain-containing protein yields MRSSVILPRACLKKAFRELRVSVCRRFYPNEGGVAGYGNRMRVKYTAKWGLQIAEMIFQTRSSASSC; encoded by the coding sequence TTGCGCTCGTCTGTCATTTTGCCTAGAGCGTGTTTGAAAAAGGCTTTTCGTGAGCTGCGAGTCTCAGTTTGTAGGAGATTTTATCCGAATGAGGGCGGCGTAGCGGGCTACGGCAACCGAATGAGGGTAAAATATACCGCAAAGTGGGGCTTGCAGATTGCGGAAATGATTTTTCAGACACGCTCTAGTGCATCGTCATGTTAG
- a CDS encoding FtsK/SpoIIIE family DNA translocase: MPSTGTRKKNNTARRKTTRKKNPSVKKRQRQAYNRELVTEITILIALAVSVLLVISNFDIGGKVGTVISQFFFGLFGWMAYPFPVILFLGTAFAIANSDSDLMPRKLWGVGFAFWCLTTLIHLFSMGYLKGDTISGYYTYCSQHKTGGGIIGGATAKFLCISFGTAGAYVLLFIFLIISVIIITQHTVLAPLKKTGEKVYQEARENHARRVEERGVFALEETKLPREKEIKEAKENEKTAAKESAKEEKRRQREERRLAREAAKAQTGESRQNDERDSDSEAPDASSSFLPQLHIERPEPAPVPEESAYAMQQDLPFDVQELKPVTNEEMQADPEVSEQSEEVPAAHAEKTTRTRKSRSSQEEIANGIENIQQEIAKEPVKKEYIFPPLDFLKRGDRKVSGDSDAHLRETAMKLQTTLHNFGVNVTITNVSCGPTVTRYELQPEQGVKVSKIVGLTDDIKLNLAAADIRIEAPIPGKAAVGIEVPNATNSPVMLRDLLETKEFREFPSELAFAVGKDIGGKTVVADIGKMPHLLIAGATGSGKSVCINTLIMSIIYKAKPEEVKLIMIDPKVVELSVYNGIPHLFIPVVTDPKKAAGALNWAVAEMTDRYNKFAEYNVRDLKGYNAKVAQLDDIEDENKPQKLPKIVIIVDELADLMMVAPGEVEDAICRLAQLARAAGIHLIIATQRPSVNVITGLIKANMPSRIAFSVSSGVDSRTILDMNGAEKLLGKGDMLYYPQGYQKPVRLQGAFVSDKEVGKVVEFLTDNHQTDQVYDSKITDMMNASQSNAPGGGSGRDLDAYFVDAGKFIIDKNKASIGMLQRMFKVGFNRAARIMDQLCEAGVVGPEEGTKPRKVLMSMEEFENYIEECL; encoded by the coding sequence ATGCCGTCAACGGGGACACGAAAAAAGAACAATACTGCCAGAAGGAAAACGACCCGTAAAAAAAATCCTTCTGTTAAAAAGCGCCAGAGACAGGCGTATAACCGGGAACTGGTAACAGAGATCACGATTCTGATCGCTCTTGCCGTTTCCGTTCTTCTGGTGATCAGTAACTTTGATATCGGAGGAAAAGTAGGCACTGTGATCAGTCAGTTTTTCTTTGGACTGTTTGGATGGATGGCATATCCGTTTCCGGTGATTCTGTTCCTGGGAACTGCATTTGCTATTGCAAACTCTGACAGCGATCTGATGCCGCGAAAACTGTGGGGTGTCGGATTTGCTTTCTGGTGCCTTACCACGCTGATTCATCTGTTTAGCATGGGGTATCTGAAAGGAGATACCATAAGCGGATATTATACGTACTGTTCACAGCACAAAACCGGCGGCGGCATCATCGGTGGTGCGACAGCAAAGTTCCTGTGCATCTCGTTTGGTACGGCTGGAGCATATGTGCTGCTGTTCATTTTCCTGATTATTTCCGTAATCATCATTACACAGCATACCGTTCTTGCTCCGCTGAAAAAAACCGGTGAAAAAGTATATCAGGAAGCCAGAGAAAATCATGCCCGCCGGGTAGAAGAGCGTGGGGTATTTGCCCTTGAAGAGACAAAGCTTCCACGGGAAAAAGAAATCAAAGAAGCGAAAGAAAATGAAAAAACTGCTGCGAAAGAATCTGCAAAAGAGGAGAAACGCAGACAGCGGGAAGAACGCAGACTGGCACGGGAAGCTGCAAAAGCACAGACAGGAGAATCCCGGCAAAACGACGAAAGAGATTCGGATTCGGAAGCACCGGATGCATCTTCTTCTTTCCTGCCGCAGCTTCATATTGAACGTCCGGAACCGGCTCCCGTACCGGAAGAATCTGCCTATGCGATGCAGCAGGATCTGCCGTTTGACGTACAGGAATTAAAACCGGTCACAAACGAAGAAATGCAGGCTGACCCGGAAGTATCCGAACAGTCAGAAGAAGTTCCTGCCGCACATGCCGAAAAAACGACACGCACTAGGAAATCTCGCTCTTCACAGGAAGAGATTGCAAACGGTATCGAAAATATCCAGCAGGAAATCGCAAAAGAGCCGGTAAAAAAAGAATATATCTTCCCTCCGCTTGATTTCTTAAAGCGGGGAGACCGGAAAGTTTCCGGTGATTCCGATGCGCATCTGCGTGAAACTGCAATGAAATTGCAGACAACGCTGCATAATTTCGGAGTCAATGTGACGATCACCAACGTAAGCTGCGGACCTACCGTTACCCGATACGAACTACAGCCGGAACAGGGTGTAAAGGTCAGTAAAATCGTGGGACTGACTGATGATATCAAGCTGAATCTTGCAGCAGCCGATATCCGTATCGAAGCACCGATACCCGGAAAAGCAGCGGTCGGTATCGAGGTTCCGAATGCCACCAACAGTCCGGTCATGCTCCGGGATCTGTTAGAGACAAAGGAATTCCGCGAATTTCCGTCAGAACTGGCATTTGCCGTCGGCAAAGATATCGGCGGAAAAACCGTTGTGGCAGATATCGGCAAGATGCCGCATCTTCTGATCGCCGGTGCTACCGGGTCCGGTAAATCGGTATGTATCAATACCCTGATCATGAGTATTATCTACAAGGCAAAACCCGAAGAGGTAAAACTGATCATGATCGACCCGAAAGTAGTAGAATTAAGTGTTTATAACGGTATTCCGCATCTGTTCATCCCGGTGGTCACAGATCCTAAAAAAGCAGCGGGAGCGCTGAACTGGGCAGTGGCTGAGATGACCGACCGTTATAATAAATTTGCAGAATATAATGTCCGTGATCTGAAAGGATATAATGCAAAAGTTGCACAGTTAGATGATATCGAGGACGAAAATAAGCCTCAGAAACTGCCCAAGATCGTAATTATCGTGGACGAGCTGGCAGACCTGATGATGGTAGCGCCTGGTGAAGTGGAAGATGCGATCTGCCGTCTGGCACAGCTTGCCAGAGCCGCCGGTATCCATCTGATCATCGCCACCCAGCGACCGTCCGTCAACGTCATCACCGGACTGATCAAGGCAAATATGCCGTCCCGTATCGCATTTTCCGTATCTTCCGGTGTGGATTCCAGAACCATTCTGGATATGAACGGAGCGGAGAAACTTCTGGGCAAAGGAGATATGCTCTATTATCCGCAGGGCTACCAGAAGCCGGTACGACTGCAGGGCGCTTTTGTATCGGATAAAGAAGTGGGAAAAGTTGTGGAATTTCTCACGGACAATCATCAGACCGATCAGGTCTACGACAGCAAAATCACAGATATGATGAACGCCTCCCAGAGCAATGCACCCGGTGGCGGATCCGGACGCGATCTGGACGCCTATTTTGTAGATGCCGGAAAGTTTATTATTGATAAGAATAAAGCATCCATCGGTATGCTGCAACGGATGTTCAAAGTAGGATTTAACCGCGCAGCCCGTATCATGGATCAGCTGTGTGAAGCAGGCGTCGTAGGACCGGAAGAGGGCACAAAGCCACGAAAAGTCCTGATGTCGATGGAAGAATTTGAAAACTATATCGAAGAATGTTTATAA
- the gltA gene encoding NADPH-dependent glutamate synthase, whose protein sequence is MGDVLKKVPVREQAPKVRATNFDEVCLGYNKEEAMEEASRCLTCKNAKCVQGCPVNINIPAFIKEVKEGNFAEAYKVIGQSSALPAVCGRVCPQETQCEGKCIRGIKGEAVSIGKLERFVADWAKENGIKPEAPAEKNGHKVAVIGSGPSGLTCAGDLAKLGYDVTIFEALHQAGGVLVYGIPEFRLPKDKVVKAEVENVKSLGVKINTNVIIGKSTTVDELMEKEGFEAVFIGSGAGLPMFMGIPGEVSNGVFSANEYLTRSNLMKAFRDDHDTPIVTGKKVVVVGGGNVAMDAARTALRLGAEVHIVYRRSEEELPARREEVHHAKEEGVIFDLLTNPTEIIADEKGWVKAIKCVRMELGEPDASGRRRPVVIEGSEFEMDVDTVIMSLGTSPNPLISSTTIGLDINKRKCIIADEETGATSKTGVYAGGDAVTGAATVILAMGAGKAAAKGIDEFIKNKTK, encoded by the coding sequence ATGGGTGACGTATTAAAGAAAGTTCCTGTAAGAGAGCAGGCACCGAAAGTAAGAGCAACAAACTTTGATGAAGTATGTCTTGGATACAACAAAGAAGAAGCAATGGAAGAAGCTTCCAGATGTCTGACCTGTAAAAATGCAAAATGTGTACAGGGATGTCCGGTAAATATCAATATCCCGGCTTTCATCAAAGAAGTAAAAGAAGGCAATTTTGCAGAAGCATACAAAGTAATCGGACAGTCCAGTGCACTGCCTGCAGTCTGTGGTCGTGTATGTCCGCAGGAAACACAGTGTGAAGGAAAATGTATCCGCGGTATCAAAGGCGAAGCCGTATCCATCGGTAAACTGGAACGTTTCGTAGCTGACTGGGCAAAAGAAAACGGTATCAAACCGGAAGCTCCGGCAGAGAAAAACGGTCATAAAGTTGCAGTTATCGGTTCCGGTCCTTCCGGTCTGACCTGCGCAGGTGACCTGGCAAAACTTGGTTACGATGTAACCATCTTCGAAGCACTGCATCAGGCCGGTGGTGTTCTGGTTTATGGTATTCCGGAATTCCGTCTGCCGAAAGACAAAGTTGTAAAAGCAGAAGTAGAAAACGTAAAATCTCTTGGCGTTAAGATCAACACCAACGTTATCATCGGTAAATCCACAACAGTAGACGAACTGATGGAAAAAGAAGGATTCGAAGCTGTATTTATCGGATCCGGTGCAGGTCTGCCAATGTTCATGGGTATCCCGGGTGAAGTATCCAACGGTGTCTTCTCCGCAAATGAATACCTGACAAGAAGTAACCTGATGAAAGCTTTCCGCGATGACCATGACACACCGATCGTAACCGGTAAGAAAGTTGTTGTTGTCGGCGGTGGTAACGTAGCAATGGATGCTGCAAGAACCGCTCTTCGTCTGGGTGCTGAAGTACATATCGTATACAGAAGAAGTGAAGAAGAACTGCCTGCAAGACGTGAAGAAGTACATCACGCAAAAGAAGAGGGCGTTATCTTTGATCTGCTGACCAACCCGACGGAAATCATCGCTGATGAAAAAGGCTGGGTAAAAGCAATCAAATGTGTTCGCATGGAACTGGGCGAGCCGGATGCATCCGGAAGAAGACGTCCGGTTGTTATCGAAGGTTCCGAGTTCGAAATGGACGTAGATACTGTTATCATGTCCCTGGGAACTTCCCCGAACCCGCTGATTTCTTCTACAACGATTGGTCTGGACATCAACAAGAGAAAATGTATCATCGCTGACGAAGAGACTGGTGCTACATCCAAAACCGGTGTATATGCCGGTGGTGATGCCGTTACCGGTGCAGCTACTGTTATCCTGGCTATGGGTGCCGGTAAAGCAGCAGCAAAAGGAATCGATGAGTTCATCAAAAATAAAACAAAATAA
- a CDS encoding DUF975 family protein, protein MTWTRFDLKERGKAAFQRNYWRSVLVALILMIFVNGGSSAISNTWNQVTSSSDSNDSYYTEYFDDGIVGNVYSSGTSIPGMLVSGVVAAVVGGAMIVGVLLRIFLLNPLEVGGCRFFMENSEYQPTVGRLGYAFQNGMYGKTVLTLFLRKLFIGLWALLLIVPGIVKSYEYRMVPFLLADDPNMTRQDAFRLSKELMYGQKWDTFVLDLSFIGWSLLSVCTCGLLAIFYVNPYVQATNAELFLELKRQYFANRQNAYPSM, encoded by the coding sequence ATGACGTGGACAAGATTTGATCTAAAAGAGAGAGGCAAAGCAGCCTTTCAGCGTAACTACTGGCGCAGTGTACTTGTTGCATTGATTCTGATGATATTCGTCAATGGTGGCAGCAGTGCGATATCCAATACCTGGAATCAGGTAACTTCTTCCAGCGATTCCAATGATTCTTATTATACAGAATACTTTGATGATGGAATTGTCGGAAACGTATACAGTTCCGGAACTTCTATTCCAGGCATGCTGGTAAGTGGAGTTGTTGCCGCTGTCGTAGGTGGAGCCATGATTGTCGGTGTACTGCTCCGGATCTTCCTTCTGAATCCTCTGGAAGTCGGCGGCTGCCGGTTCTTTATGGAGAATTCTGAATATCAGCCAACCGTCGGAAGACTGGGATACGCTTTCCAGAACGGCATGTATGGAAAAACAGTACTGACTTTGTTTTTGCGAAAACTGTTTATTGGTCTGTGGGCCCTGCTTCTGATCGTTCCCGGTATTGTAAAATCCTATGAATACCGCATGGTTCCGTTCCTTCTGGCAGATGATCCGAACATGACAAGACAGGATGCTTTCCGTCTCAGCAAAGAACTGATGTATGGACAGAAATGGGATACCTTTGTACTGGATCTTTCCTTTATCGGATGGTCCCTGCTTTCCGTGTGTACCTGTGGACTGCTGGCAATCTTCTATGTGAATCCTTATGTTCAGGCAACGAACGCTGAACTGTTCCTGGAGTTGAAACGTCAGTATTTCGCAAACCGTCAGAACGCATATCCAAGTATGTAA
- a CDS encoding ClpP family protease, producing MSRQENEKNPQPKAEKTDNAAPLESRIHLLTIIGEVEGHESLGDRTKSTKYEEILPRLALIEDDDQIEGILILLHTVGGDVEAGLAIAEMIASLSKPTVSLVLGGGHSIGVPLAVSADYSFIVPSATMVLHPVRTNGMFIGVMQTYRNMEKTQDRITGFIAAHSDISQVRLEELMLDTSMLVKDVGTMLEGEDAVREGLINEIGGIRDALNKLKELMDQKTSSLQAEKQKVVLY from the coding sequence ATGAGCAGACAGGAAAATGAAAAAAATCCACAGCCAAAAGCTGAAAAAACAGATAACGCAGCCCCGTTAGAAAGCCGGATCCATCTTCTCACCATCATCGGAGAAGTCGAAGGCCACGAATCGCTGGGCGATCGAACTAAATCCACAAAATACGAAGAAATCCTTCCACGCCTCGCCCTGATTGAGGATGACGATCAGATTGAAGGGATCCTGATCCTTCTTCATACCGTAGGCGGCGATGTGGAAGCCGGACTTGCCATCGCGGAGATGATCGCATCGCTCAGCAAACCGACCGTATCGCTCGTTCTTGGCGGCGGACATTCGATCGGTGTGCCGCTCGCCGTTTCCGCAGATTACAGTTTTATCGTGCCAAGTGCTACCATGGTTTTACATCCGGTGCGTACCAACGGCATGTTTATCGGTGTCATGCAAACCTACCGCAATATGGAAAAGACACAAGACCGGATCACCGGTTTTATCGCCGCTCATTCAGATATCAGCCAGGTGCGCCTGGAGGAACTGATGCTGGATACTTCTATGTTAGTCAAAGATGTCGGAACCATGCTGGAAGGAGAAGATGCCGTCAGAGAAGGACTGATCAACGAGATCGGCGGCATCCGGGATGCACTGAACAAATTAAAAGAACTGATGGATCAGAAAACATCCTCCTTGCAGGCTGAAAAACAGAAGGTTGTCCTGTATTAA
- a CDS encoding undecaprenyl-diphosphate phosphatase: MSFFDAMILGIVQGLTEFLPISSSGHLVILENLLNIRTDTGVLFDVLLHFGTLFAICLVFKKDLFRMLVETIHIFQDLTANLKIYISNKMHNAQVTPYRKILYNNYRTMVVMILVSTIPTGIIGYLMRGLVDTWSSSLLVAGLGLLITAVLLFVVDNWQLGNKLPKHITVPQALAIGICQGIGVIPGISRSGITITAGLLCGFRRSFAVRYSFLVSIPAILGAMILECGKLKSASITWSLGFHYVAGMIAAAVVGYFTIRFMLNFVKRKRFRIFSVYCFIMGIIALVCHFA; encoded by the coding sequence ATGAGTTTTTTTGATGCCATGATTCTGGGAATTGTCCAGGGGCTTACGGAATTTCTGCCGATCAGCAGTTCCGGTCATCTGGTCATTCTTGAAAACTTACTGAATATCCGGACAGATACCGGTGTACTTTTTGATGTTCTGCTACATTTCGGTACGCTGTTTGCCATCTGTCTGGTCTTTAAAAAGGATCTTTTCCGTATGTTGGTGGAAACCATACATATTTTTCAGGATCTGACAGCGAACTTGAAAATATATATAAGCAATAAAATGCATAACGCGCAGGTAACGCCTTATCGCAAGATTCTCTATAATAATTATCGCACCATGGTCGTGATGATCCTGGTATCCACGATACCGACCGGTATCATCGGATATCTGATGCGCGGACTTGTGGATACATGGAGTTCTTCTCTTCTGGTTGCCGGACTCGGACTGCTCATCACTGCAGTTTTACTGTTTGTGGTAGATAACTGGCAGCTGGGAAATAAATTACCGAAACATATTACCGTCCCGCAGGCACTTGCAATCGGCATCTGTCAGGGAATCGGTGTGATCCCGGGGATATCCCGTTCCGGTATCACCATTACTGCAGGACTGTTATGCGGTTTCCGCCGCAGCTTTGCCGTTCGATATTCTTTTCTGGTATCGATTCCGGCGATTCTTGGCGCCATGATCCTGGAGTGTGGAAAACTGAAATCCGCATCGATTACCTGGTCACTCGGATTTCATTATGTGGCAGGAATGATTGCCGCAGCAGTTGTCGGATATTTCACGATCCGTTTTATGCTGAACTTTGTAAAACGCAAAAGATTTCGTATTTTTTCTGTTTATTGTTTTATCATGGGAATTATTGCGCTCGTCTGTCATTTTGCCTAG
- a CDS encoding sulfide/dihydroorotate dehydrogenase-like FAD/NAD-binding protein, whose product MYKIIKAEKLNAVVYLMVVEAPMVAKHCQPGQFVIVKEDDAGERIPLTICDYDREAGTVTIVFQPIGASTEKFAKLQAGDVFEDFVGPLGCPSEFVNEDPEELKKEKILFVAGGVGTAPVYPQVKWLHEHGIDADVIVGAKTKDLIILEKEMEAVAGNLYITTDDGSYGRSGMVTKVIEDLIAEGKTYTKCVSIGPMIMMKFCCLTTQKYNIPTIVSMNPIMVDGTGMCGACRVIVGDEVKFACVDGPEFDGHLVDWNLAMQRQQMYKTEEGRALLKLREGDTHHGGCGQCGGDK is encoded by the coding sequence ATGTACAAAATTATTAAAGCGGAAAAGCTGAATGCAGTTGTATATCTCATGGTTGTGGAAGCACCGATGGTAGCAAAGCATTGTCAGCCTGGTCAGTTTGTTATTGTAAAAGAGGACGATGCCGGAGAGCGTATTCCTCTGACAATCTGTGATTACGACAGAGAAGCTGGTACTGTAACCATCGTATTCCAGCCAATCGGAGCATCTACAGAAAAATTTGCAAAACTCCAGGCAGGAGATGTATTTGAAGATTTCGTAGGACCTCTGGGATGTCCGTCCGAATTCGTAAACGAAGATCCGGAAGAACTGAAAAAAGAAAAAATCTTATTCGTAGCAGGTGGAGTGGGTACTGCACCGGTTTACCCACAGGTAAAATGGCTGCATGAACATGGTATTGATGCCGACGTTATCGTTGGTGCAAAGACCAAAGACCTGATCATTCTGGAAAAAGAGATGGAAGCTGTAGCAGGCAACCTGTACATCACAACAGATGACGGATCTTACGGAAGAAGCGGTATGGTAACAAAAGTAATCGAAGATCTGATCGCAGAAGGAAAAACATATACAAAATGTGTATCCATCGGACCTATGATCATGATGAAATTCTGCTGCCTGACCACTCAGAAATACAACATTCCTACTATCGTATCCATGAACCCGATCATGGTAGACGGTACCGGTATGTGCGGAGCCTGTCGTGTCATCGTTGGTGACGAAGTAAAATTCGCATGTGTAGACGGTCCTGAATTTGACGGACATCTGGTTGACTGGAATCTGGCTATGCAGAGACAGCAGATGTACAAAACAGAAGAAGGAAGAGCATTATTAAAACTGCGTGAGGGTGACACTCATCACGGCGGATGCGGACAGTGCGGAGGTGACAAATAA